From a single Gimesia fumaroli genomic region:
- a CDS encoding SpoIIAA family protein → MPIEIQDHPDQNYVEIKLSGKLVKEDYHDFSPIIETLIEQRGSLHMLVVLDDFHGWTAGALWEDVKFDVKHFKDISRLAMIGESKWEKGMANFCKPFTTAKIKYFDIADTDAAKTWIAEES, encoded by the coding sequence ATGCCTATTGAGATTCAAGACCACCCAGATCAGAACTATGTTGAAATTAAACTTTCCGGCAAGCTGGTCAAAGAAGACTATCACGATTTTTCCCCCATCATTGAAACGCTGATTGAGCAACGTGGCTCGCTGCATATGCTGGTCGTGCTCGATGATTTTCACGGTTGGACCGCAGGCGCGCTCTGGGAAGACGTCAAATTCGATGTCAAGCACTTTAAAGACATCTCGCGACTGGCGATGATCGGGGAAAGCAAGTGGGAAAAAGGCATGGCCAATTTCTGCAAACCCTTCACGACCGCCAAAATCAAATACTTCGACATTGCAGATACAGATGCAGCCAAAACCTGGATTGCGGAAGAGAGCTAA
- a CDS encoding glycosyltransferase family 2 protein, whose protein sequence is MSRKALIALPVFNEERHVVDVLTEVRKYAEEILVIDDGSSDRTPELLEALSGIIVITHPENRGYGAALKSAFDFAVAHQDEYDLLITIDCDGQHEPALLPELVQQMREDAKVDILSGSRYLKSYDGASIPPEDRRQINVAVTRRINEQLGFQITDAFCGLKAYRTECLSKFNVTDLGYAMPLQLWVQAAAHEMKIVEFPVPLVYLEEERSFGGSLDDAIKRKAYYDEVLDREMQAAGLACCATECCDDRTDSFCE, encoded by the coding sequence ATGAGCAGGAAAGCATTAATCGCTTTGCCGGTTTTCAACGAAGAGCGACATGTTGTTGACGTTTTGACCGAAGTCCGAAAGTATGCCGAAGAAATTCTGGTGATCGATGATGGTTCTTCCGATCGGACTCCGGAATTGCTGGAAGCGCTCTCAGGAATCATAGTGATCACTCATCCTGAGAACCGGGGATATGGAGCTGCTCTGAAAAGTGCTTTTGATTTTGCCGTAGCACACCAGGATGAATATGACCTGCTGATCACCATTGATTGTGATGGCCAGCATGAGCCCGCTTTACTGCCAGAACTAGTTCAGCAGATGCGTGAGGATGCTAAGGTCGATATTCTATCAGGAAGCCGCTATCTGAAAAGCTATGATGGTGCCAGTATTCCCCCGGAAGATCGTCGTCAGATCAATGTTGCGGTCACACGGCGGATCAATGAGCAGTTGGGATTTCAAATTACAGACGCTTTTTGTGGTTTGAAAGCTTATCGGACCGAGTGCCTGTCGAAATTTAATGTGACCGATCTGGGATACGCGATGCCGCTCCAGCTTTGGGTTCAGGCAGCCGCCCATGAAATGAAGATCGTCGAATTCCCCGTTCCTCTGGTGTATCTTGAGGAAGAACGCAGCTTCGGTGGTTCGCTGGATGATGCCATTAAACGAAAAGCCTATTACGATGAAGTGCTTGACCGAGAGATGCAGGCCGCGGGTTTAGCCTGCTGTGCGACTGAGTGTTGTGACGATCGTACCGATTCTTTCTGCGAGTGA
- a CDS encoding DUF3419 family protein yields the protein MISERISRKSFQWVHQGNLVYNTCWEDPRLDRRALEIGPEDEILVITSAGCNALDYLLDEPRRVHAVDMNPKQNALLELKLSAIRNLDYEAFFDLFGRGQSPDWESLYSQNLRNDLSLTARKYWDRHGKFFSCEGKRSSFYFRGSSGLFAWFVNCYIDRVAKIRNDINSLLAARDVTEQNSIYQSRQLNDLLWTRMIKWSMRRDLTLSMLGVPRPQRTQIDQCYPGGIVQFVIDRIETVFTSRSLQDNYFWRVYLTGSYEPDCCPEYLKPENFERLKAGLIDRVTVNTNTVEGFLKQHSGTISRYVLLDHMDWMAGAQPQMLQSEWQAILDRAAEQTRIIWRSAGMEVDFIDPLKVQSAGREREVGELLNYKSHLASELHEQDRVNTYGSFYIADLLV from the coding sequence ATGATTTCAGAACGGATCAGCCGTAAGAGTTTTCAGTGGGTTCATCAGGGCAATCTGGTTTATAACACCTGCTGGGAAGACCCCCGCCTTGATCGACGGGCTTTGGAAATTGGTCCGGAAGATGAGATTCTGGTGATTACTTCTGCGGGGTGTAATGCACTGGACTATCTGCTGGATGAGCCACGACGGGTGCATGCGGTCGATATGAATCCCAAACAAAATGCCCTGCTGGAGCTAAAGCTTTCAGCGATCCGCAATCTGGATTACGAGGCATTTTTTGATTTGTTTGGCCGGGGGCAATCTCCGGATTGGGAGAGCTTGTACTCACAAAATTTGCGTAATGATCTTTCACTCACAGCCCGCAAGTACTGGGACCGTCACGGAAAATTCTTTTCATGTGAAGGGAAACGCTCCAGCTTTTACTTCCGCGGTTCCTCAGGTTTGTTTGCCTGGTTTGTGAACTGTTATATCGATCGGGTAGCCAAGATTCGCAATGATATCAATTCTTTATTGGCGGCTCGGGATGTGACGGAGCAAAACAGCATTTATCAGTCTCGCCAATTGAATGACTTATTGTGGACGCGGATGATCAAATGGAGCATGAGGCGGGATCTGACATTGTCCATGCTGGGAGTGCCCCGCCCTCAACGGACACAGATTGATCAATGTTATCCTGGCGGAATTGTACAGTTTGTGATTGATCGGATTGAGACGGTTTTCACCAGCCGTTCTCTGCAAGATAACTATTTTTGGCGCGTCTATCTGACGGGAAGTTACGAGCCGGATTGTTGTCCCGAATATCTCAAACCGGAGAATTTTGAGCGACTCAAAGCGGGGTTAATTGATCGGGTCACCGTGAATACGAATACCGTGGAAGGGTTTTTGAAGCAGCATTCGGGGACGATTTCCCGCTATGTGCTGTTGGACCATATGGACTGGATGGCTGGGGCACAGCCTCAGATGCTACAGAGTGAATGGCAGGCGATTCTGGATCGCGCTGCCGAGCAGACCCGGATTATCTGGCGGAGTGCTGGAATGGAAGTTGATTTCATTGATCCTTTGAAGGTGCAGTCTGCAGGACGGGAACGTGAGGTTGGCGAACTGCTGAACTACAAGAGCCATCTCGCCTCGGAGCTACATGAGCAGGACCGTGTGAATACCTACGGAAGTTTCTATATTGCGGACCTGCTGGTTTAA
- a CDS encoding ATP-binding protein, producing MKKLIRNDGTKATLLVIQGVDLGTRFKLGTEPAGVGRGVRNEIRILDTEASRQHAVISYKNGGYVIADQNSSNGTLVNGTQIQLAKLSNGDHIQIGRSLLLFSSQAIDEDSRYMAEKIDLISNEESNHSSITHEVNHHFDSVILDTAEISEVAQQEAIQNDLQALYRVAEASVSPTISQEELLKRILDLTINTVGADRGCMLITDPQSGEVLPQIYSSRDKQKTGPRMPVSHSIVDYVLNKKQGVRTSDARRDQRFEGGGSILQAGIREAMCVPMQGRHELMGVIYVDTTTAHPEILLKNGAVEKFSEEHLRLLVAIGRQSALAIENYRFQNAMLKAERFAAMGQTIATLSHHIKNILQGVRGGSYLIDMGLNKSEEDLVRKGWNIVEKNQNKIYHLVMDMLTFSTERKPALEPGSINTPVKDIVELMQARAEECGVQLKCEPSEDLPESVFDHEGIHRAILNIVINAIDAVEGSEQGIVLLETKYLAKPDQILIMVSDNGPGIPEDQISKIFNLFESTKGARGTGIGLAVSQKIIREHGGEINIESEAGKGSRFTLSIPRLDEDHPPESAS from the coding sequence ATGAAAAAGTTGATACGGAATGACGGGACCAAAGCAACGTTACTGGTAATTCAGGGCGTTGATTTGGGAACTCGCTTTAAACTCGGCACTGAGCCTGCAGGAGTAGGGCGGGGTGTTCGAAATGAAATCCGAATCCTGGACACGGAAGCCTCACGGCAGCATGCTGTGATTTCTTACAAGAACGGCGGCTATGTGATCGCAGACCAGAACAGCTCCAACGGAACTCTGGTCAATGGCACGCAGATTCAACTGGCCAAACTCAGTAATGGCGATCACATTCAAATCGGCCGCAGTCTGCTACTGTTTTCAAGCCAGGCTATCGATGAGGATTCCCGCTACATGGCGGAAAAAATTGATCTCATCAGCAATGAAGAATCCAATCACTCCAGCATCACACACGAAGTCAATCACCATTTTGACTCAGTCATTCTGGATACCGCTGAAATCTCAGAAGTGGCACAGCAAGAGGCCATTCAAAATGATCTTCAGGCTTTGTATCGCGTCGCCGAAGCGTCGGTCAGCCCGACTATCTCGCAGGAAGAACTACTCAAGCGAATTCTCGACCTCACTATCAACACAGTTGGTGCAGACCGGGGCTGCATGTTGATCACAGACCCGCAATCAGGCGAAGTTTTGCCACAAATTTATAGCAGTCGCGATAAACAAAAAACCGGGCCGCGCATGCCGGTTTCTCACAGTATCGTGGATTATGTTCTAAATAAAAAACAGGGGGTCCGCACATCAGATGCCCGGCGGGATCAGCGTTTTGAAGGTGGCGGAAGTATTCTTCAAGCCGGTATCCGCGAAGCCATGTGTGTTCCCATGCAGGGACGCCATGAACTGATGGGCGTCATCTACGTCGATACAACAACCGCCCACCCGGAAATCCTGCTTAAAAATGGCGCCGTAGAAAAATTCAGCGAAGAACACCTTAGATTGCTGGTAGCAATTGGACGCCAATCCGCATTGGCGATCGAGAACTATCGTTTTCAAAATGCCATGCTGAAAGCAGAACGGTTTGCTGCGATGGGACAAACCATCGCCACATTGAGCCATCACATCAAAAATATTCTGCAGGGAGTTCGTGGCGGCAGCTACCTCATCGATATGGGGCTGAATAAATCCGAAGAGGATCTGGTTCGTAAAGGCTGGAATATCGTAGAGAAAAATCAGAACAAGATCTATCACCTGGTGATGGACATGCTCACTTTCAGCACCGAGCGAAAACCAGCCTTGGAACCGGGATCCATCAATACTCCGGTGAAAGATATTGTAGAACTGATGCAAGCTCGGGCAGAAGAATGTGGCGTGCAACTGAAATGCGAACCGTCAGAGGACTTGCCGGAATCAGTTTTCGACCATGAAGGCATCCATCGAGCCATTCTGAATATTGTGATCAACGCCATTGATGCGGTTGAAGGATCTGAACAGGGGATCGTGCTCCTTGAAACGAAGTATTTAGCCAAACCAGATCAGATTTTAATCATGGTCTCTGATAACGGACCAGGTATTCCGGAAGATCAAATCAGCAAGATCTTTAATCTGTTTGAATCAACAAAAGGCGCCCGTGGTACAGGGATCGGCCTGGCAGTCAGTCAGAAAATCATCAGAGAGCATGGAGGCGAAATCAACATCGAAAGCGAAGCGGGGAAGGGCTCGCGATTTACACTTTCGATCCCGCGCCTGGATGAAGACCATCCGCCGGAATCTGCTTCATAA
- a CDS encoding ABC transporter permease — translation MLMYDLTPLNIALATLLVLVNGIISVWLKLNMEKRLLLASLRTVVQLLLIGLILEWIFELSWWSVILLLMFTMTLIASLTAVQRSQRRFPGIWLNSMVAVFVSSWLVTAFALTVIIPPQNWSENPAQYLIPLLGMILGNTLNGISLGLDRLTEELVLRRAEVELKLTLGATRNEAAREALQNAVRSGMTPIINSMMVVGLVSLPGLMTGQILAGASPLESVKYQIVIMFLIASGTALGTVISVLLGYRRLFNSKHQFLFEQIRKVG, via the coding sequence ATCTTGATGTATGATTTAACACCTTTGAATATTGCATTGGCGACACTGCTCGTTTTGGTCAACGGTATCATTTCCGTCTGGCTCAAGCTAAACATGGAAAAACGCCTGCTGTTGGCTTCACTGCGGACCGTGGTGCAATTGCTGTTGATCGGTCTGATCCTGGAGTGGATTTTCGAACTCTCCTGGTGGTCGGTGATCCTGCTCCTGATGTTTACGATGACTCTCATTGCCAGCCTGACCGCTGTGCAACGTTCGCAACGTCGTTTCCCTGGCATCTGGTTGAATAGCATGGTGGCAGTCTTCGTCAGTTCCTGGCTGGTCACCGCTTTCGCATTGACTGTGATTATTCCACCGCAAAACTGGTCGGAAAACCCGGCTCAATATCTGATTCCGCTGCTCGGTATGATCCTGGGTAATACGTTGAACGGAATTTCGCTCGGTCTGGATCGACTCACCGAAGAGCTGGTATTGCGCAGAGCAGAAGTGGAACTCAAACTCACATTGGGTGCCACTCGAAATGAAGCAGCACGGGAAGCTTTGCAAAACGCTGTTCGCTCAGGCATGACACCGATTATCAATTCGATGATGGTCGTCGGACTGGTTTCACTGCCCGGTTTAATGACCGGACAGATCCTGGCTGGTGCCAGTCCACTGGAATCGGTCAAGTATCAGATTGTGATCATGTTCCTGATCGCTTCGGGAACTGCATTGGGGACAGTGATCTCAGTTCTGTTGGGATATCGCCGACTGTTCAATTCGAAACACCAGTTCCTCTTCGAGCAGATCAGAAAAGTCGGGTAG
- a CDS encoding class I SAM-dependent methyltransferase → MSNLSVRLNEFKTLWHLLVSRIDGQTHAERLNSFYGGQAAGYDQFRKRLLHGRCELFESLPVAKDGVWVDLGAGTGENAELWGERLAQFQRAYLVDLCQPLLDVCEQRIADRGWGNVKAVCDDATRFAPPESEVDLVTFSYSLTMIPDWFQAVNHACDLLRPGGMLGIVDFYVSRKYPQVHRKSHSWFQRHFWPTWFAGDNVFLNPDHLPYLLDRFEMISLTENQGGLPYVPFCKVPYYILIAQKPG, encoded by the coding sequence ATGAGCAATCTGAGTGTGCGGTTGAATGAATTTAAAACGTTGTGGCATCTGTTGGTTTCCCGCATTGATGGTCAAACACACGCCGAACGGCTCAATTCGTTTTATGGCGGCCAGGCTGCCGGTTACGACCAGTTCCGCAAACGCTTATTACATGGGCGCTGTGAATTGTTTGAAAGTTTGCCCGTAGCCAAAGATGGCGTCTGGGTCGATCTGGGAGCGGGGACAGGTGAGAATGCAGAATTATGGGGAGAGCGGCTAGCTCAGTTTCAACGTGCGTATCTGGTCGATTTGTGCCAGCCTCTGCTTGATGTCTGTGAGCAACGAATTGCTGATCGAGGCTGGGGAAACGTAAAAGCGGTCTGCGACGATGCGACTCGATTTGCGCCACCAGAATCTGAAGTGGATCTGGTTACGTTTTCGTATTCCCTGACGATGATTCCTGATTGGTTTCAAGCGGTGAATCATGCCTGTGATTTGTTGCGTCCGGGAGGAATGTTGGGAATTGTTGATTTTTACGTATCTAGGAAATATCCCCAGGTCCATCGAAAGTCGCACTCCTGGTTTCAGCGCCATTTCTGGCCGACCTGGTTTGCCGGCGATAACGTATTTCTCAATCCCGATCATTTGCCTTACCTGCTCGATCGGTTTGAAATGATTTCTCTGACGGAAAATCAGGGGGGGCTTCCGTATGTGCCATTCTGTAAGGTTCCTTACTACATTCTGATCGCGCAAAAACCGGGTTGA
- a CDS encoding bifunctional aminoglycoside phosphotransferase/ATP-binding protein, whose translation MLIESLQKKSLYDHPVDEFQVLETHISWVLLTGAYAYKLKKHVDMGFVNFSTLELRKKYCEEEIRLNRRLAPDLYLKVIPITGTEAAPELDGAGEVIDYAVQMVQFSQENLLSHAIEQGTLTAMHIDSLAQVVAEFHTKIDIAGDDLEYGRPEKIMAPVEENFRHLEELFSTDAAVQEMVALIRVENEHWYESHQSLLAQRKSNGFIRECHGDMHLGNMILSDTGVTLFDCLEFNAALRWVDVLSEVAFVVMDLEDREHVNYAMRFLNFYLELTGDYAGVPLLRFYLSYRAMVRAKVAALRLSQHDLSEAEEAAIHEEFWSYLELAKKYVMPTEPVLMLTHGVSGSGKSYGTSLLLEGMSAIRVRSDVERKQLQAEIKLADADLYTREMTEVTYQRLSELAQSILEAGWNVIVDATTLKAWQRNLFRELAMRLNVPFLLLSFTADQNVLESRIAAREKAGGDPSDATTEVLEQQLKGLEPLSEVEQTEAVAIPAEQEWTTDLLVQLVNRVRAGTSD comes from the coding sequence ATGTTGATTGAATCGCTACAGAAAAAATCTCTCTATGATCATCCCGTTGATGAATTTCAGGTGCTGGAGACGCATATTTCCTGGGTGCTGCTGACAGGCGCTTATGCCTATAAACTGAAAAAACATGTCGATATGGGGTTCGTCAATTTTTCCACGCTGGAATTGCGTAAGAAGTACTGCGAGGAAGAAATCCGTCTGAATCGCAGGCTGGCGCCGGATCTCTATCTGAAAGTCATTCCCATAACGGGAACCGAAGCCGCCCCTGAATTGGATGGAGCCGGCGAAGTGATTGACTATGCGGTGCAAATGGTTCAGTTTTCTCAGGAGAATCTGCTGAGCCATGCGATTGAACAAGGCACTCTGACTGCGATGCACATTGATTCGCTGGCGCAGGTAGTGGCTGAGTTTCATACGAAAATCGACATTGCCGGTGACGATTTGGAGTATGGCAGGCCGGAAAAAATCATGGCGCCAGTAGAAGAAAACTTTCGTCATCTGGAAGAGTTATTTTCGACTGATGCTGCGGTTCAGGAAATGGTGGCGTTGATTCGCGTTGAGAACGAGCACTGGTACGAATCGCATCAATCCTTATTGGCACAACGCAAGTCAAACGGATTTATTCGCGAGTGCCATGGCGATATGCACTTGGGGAATATGATTCTGAGTGATACGGGAGTGACCCTGTTTGACTGTCTGGAATTCAATGCTGCTTTGCGCTGGGTGGATGTGCTGAGCGAAGTGGCTTTTGTGGTAATGGACCTGGAAGATCGGGAGCACGTCAACTATGCCATGCGGTTTTTAAATTTCTATCTGGAACTAACGGGAGATTATGCCGGTGTTCCATTGCTGCGATTTTATTTATCTTACCGTGCGATGGTGCGTGCGAAAGTGGCCGCATTGCGGTTAAGCCAGCATGATTTATCTGAAGCGGAAGAGGCAGCAATTCACGAAGAGTTCTGGTCCTATCTGGAACTGGCGAAGAAATACGTAATGCCGACAGAACCCGTGCTGATGTTGACGCACGGCGTATCAGGGAGCGGGAAATCGTACGGGACCAGTCTGCTACTGGAAGGGATGAGTGCGATTCGCGTTCGCTCGGATGTAGAACGAAAACAGCTGCAGGCGGAAATAAAACTAGCCGACGCCGACTTGTATACACGAGAGATGACAGAAGTAACGTATCAGCGATTATCTGAGCTGGCACAATCGATTTTAGAGGCGGGCTGGAATGTGATTGTCGATGCGACCACGCTCAAAGCCTGGCAACGCAATCTGTTCCGAGAACTGGCAATGCGGTTGAATGTTCCTTTTCTACTGCTGTCTTTCACAGCGGACCAAAACGTCTTGGAATCACGGATTGCCGCGCGAGAAAAAGCTGGTGGCGATCCTTCTGATGCGACAACCGAAGTTTTAGAACAACAGCTAAAAGGACTGGAGCCGTTGAGCGAAGTCGAACAGACAGAGGCAGTCGCCATTCCTGCAGAACAGGAATGGACGACTGATTTGCTGGTTCAACTGGTAAATCGCGTTCGGGCGGGAACAAGCGATTGA
- a CDS encoding ABC transporter ATP-binding protein: MSEELSDQGSLLEARQIGRQTTAGQWLIRNVSLAVHPGDRIAIVGPTGSGKTLFLRSLAILDDIQEGELRFHGNPLKDKELPEFRSQVVYLQQRPVLIEGTVEDNLKLALGFQVNQHKPHDIKALISLLNTFDRPESFLQRQSSALSGGEGQIVALLRALILSPQILLLDEPTSGLDPGTTKQFEAIILKWLSTSDKIPAFVWITHDHSQAERVARQIMTFPAGTILPVQKSH; the protein is encoded by the coding sequence ATGAGCGAGGAACTCAGTGACCAGGGCAGCCTGCTGGAAGCCCGGCAAATCGGCAGGCAGACCACGGCTGGACAGTGGCTGATCCGAAATGTCTCACTGGCTGTCCATCCCGGTGACCGAATCGCCATCGTTGGTCCGACTGGTTCTGGGAAAACACTTTTCCTCCGTTCTCTGGCCATTCTGGATGATATTCAGGAAGGGGAACTGCGTTTTCACGGAAATCCACTCAAAGACAAAGAACTCCCCGAATTTCGCAGTCAGGTCGTTTACCTGCAGCAACGGCCAGTCTTGATTGAAGGAACCGTAGAAGACAATCTGAAGCTTGCACTGGGATTTCAGGTGAACCAGCACAAACCGCACGACATCAAAGCGTTGATCAGTTTACTAAATACCTTCGACAGACCCGAATCCTTTCTGCAACGCCAGTCCAGCGCACTATCAGGCGGAGAAGGGCAGATTGTCGCGTTATTACGAGCCCTGATTCTCTCACCCCAGATTCTGTTACTGGATGAGCCCACGTCCGGCCTCGATCCCGGCACTACAAAACAGTTTGAAGCGATCATTCTCAAATGGCTTTCCACTTCAGATAAAATCCCTGCCTTCGTCTGGATCACTCACGACCATAGTCAGGCAGAGCGTGTCGCCAGGCAGATCATGACATTTCCCGCAGGGACAATTTTGCCTGTCCAAAAAAGCCATTAA
- a CDS encoding 1-phosphofructokinase family hexose kinase yields MIIAAGLSPAWQQILEVNSFEVGEVNRCQSAHWCASGKVINVGVALQHLGCPCETIFPAGGYARSLIEAELNELDVSFRDLNQENPTRICTTILDRSSGQTTELVENATPISEQEVKAFAAEYRRCAETATVAVLTGSLPEGTPVTFYRDLIAKTKCPVILDARGTELEEALSAKPFLVKPNHEELERTLGRVLSSTEELIKGMQDINRRGATWVVISQGKSALWVTSANEVYRFIPASVEAVNPIGCGDSLAAGIASAIYQGWTVPESIRWGMAAAADNLTQLLPARLSDSRVQELYKQVEMEQVV; encoded by the coding sequence ATGATCATCGCAGCCGGCCTGAGCCCGGCCTGGCAACAGATTCTAGAAGTGAACTCGTTTGAGGTCGGCGAAGTCAACCGCTGCCAGTCTGCGCATTGGTGTGCTTCAGGCAAAGTGATCAATGTGGGGGTTGCTCTCCAGCACCTTGGTTGTCCTTGTGAAACCATTTTCCCTGCCGGTGGCTATGCCCGGAGTCTGATCGAAGCCGAACTGAATGAACTTGACGTTTCGTTCCGCGACCTTAATCAAGAAAACCCGACTCGCATTTGCACGACGATTCTGGACCGATCTTCCGGACAGACGACCGAACTTGTTGAAAATGCAACCCCCATCTCGGAACAGGAAGTCAAGGCCTTTGCAGCCGAGTACCGCCGCTGCGCTGAAACAGCAACGGTTGCAGTCCTCACTGGATCACTGCCGGAAGGAACCCCTGTTACATTTTATCGAGATCTCATAGCCAAGACGAAGTGTCCGGTTATTCTCGATGCCCGGGGTACTGAGCTTGAAGAGGCATTATCAGCCAAGCCTTTTCTGGTCAAACCAAACCACGAAGAACTGGAACGCACGCTCGGCCGCGTTCTTTCCAGTACTGAAGAATTAATCAAAGGCATGCAGGACATCAATCGTCGCGGTGCGACCTGGGTTGTGATCTCGCAGGGGAAATCTGCCTTGTGGGTCACATCCGCCAATGAGGTTTATCGGTTTATCCCGGCTTCTGTCGAGGCAGTCAACCCTATTGGATGTGGTGACAGTCTCGCAGCAGGCATCGCCAGTGCAATCTATCAAGGCTGGACGGTTCCCGAATCGATTCGTTGGGGCATGGCCGCCGCCGCTGATAACCTGACACAACTACTCCCCGCCCGACTGTCGGACTCCCGTGTGCAGGAATTGTACAAGCAGGTCGAAATGGAACAGGTCGTCTGA
- a CDS encoding superoxide dismutase has product MAYTLPELPYAYDALEPHIDARTMEIHHSKHHQAYISKANAALEGHDDLAAKSIEDLVSDLSAVPESIRGAIRNNGGGHANHSLFWTVMSPNGGGSPSGALGDDINSTFGSYDAFKEQFSNAAATRFGSGWAWLSVDGGKLIVESTPNQDTPLSEGRTPILGLDVWEHAYYLNYQNKRPDYISAFYNVINWEEVAKRYTAAKG; this is encoded by the coding sequence ATGGCTTATACGCTTCCCGAGCTACCTTATGCTTACGATGCGCTGGAACCTCACATTGATGCTCGCACCATGGAAATTCACCATTCCAAGCACCACCAGGCCTATATTTCCAAGGCCAACGCCGCTTTGGAAGGTCACGACGATCTCGCAGCCAAGTCCATTGAAGATCTGGTCAGCGACTTGAGTGCCGTTCCGGAATCAATTCGGGGTGCCATTAGAAACAATGGTGGCGGGCATGCTAACCATAGCCTGTTCTGGACTGTCATGTCACCGAACGGAGGCGGAAGCCCAAGTGGCGCACTTGGCGACGATATTAACTCCACTTTTGGTAGCTATGATGCCTTCAAAGAGCAATTTTCCAATGCTGCAGCCACCCGTTTCGGAAGTGGTTGGGCCTGGTTGTCCGTAGATGGTGGAAAACTCATCGTGGAAAGCACACCGAATCAGGACACTCCGCTTTCCGAAGGTCGCACCCCCATTCTGGGTCTCGACGTCTGGGAACACGCATACTACCTAAACTACCAAAACAAACGCCCCGACTACATCTCAGCATTTTACAATGTGATTAACTGGGAAGAAGTTGCCAAGCGTTACACCGCAGCCAAAGGGTAA
- a CDS encoding UDP-2,3-diacylglucosamine diphosphatase produces the protein MIVSEEPIASMACRSIRSIFVSDVHLGCMHSRADEFLEFLNSHDPESLYLVGDLIDGWKLRKKWRWPQSYNAILDRVEALSAQGTEVFYTPGNHDKFLRDFGKRFGFVTLSDEFVHTTADGRRFLIIHGDQFDKFETGAQWLSVLGSFAYDVLLTANSLFNRLFKRKGQSKFALSSAVKSQVKHLMRFISDYEQKLASHARKRLCEGIICGHIHAPNILEIDGIDYCNTGDWVEHCSALIEYSDGAMEIVFFDQEIAPTQKAALPAQNVVNRNAQQDYSKTEMPSLINRFLKRCHPLRLIRR, from the coding sequence ATGATCGTGTCCGAGGAACCCATAGCCAGTATGGCTTGTCGCTCGATTCGTTCGATCTTTGTCAGCGACGTGCACTTGGGATGTATGCACTCACGGGCGGACGAGTTTCTGGAGTTTTTGAATTCGCATGATCCGGAATCCCTGTATCTGGTGGGGGATCTGATTGATGGCTGGAAGCTACGCAAGAAGTGGCGCTGGCCGCAAAGTTATAATGCGATTCTCGACCGGGTCGAAGCTTTAAGTGCACAGGGAACGGAAGTTTTTTATACCCCCGGCAATCATGATAAATTTCTACGCGATTTTGGCAAACGTTTTGGTTTTGTCACACTCTCTGATGAATTCGTGCATACCACAGCGGACGGCAGGCGTTTTCTGATCATTCACGGCGATCAGTTTGATAAGTTTGAAACCGGCGCACAATGGCTTTCGGTTCTGGGGTCTTTTGCTTATGACGTGCTGCTGACGGCGAACAGTCTGTTTAATCGTCTGTTCAAACGCAAGGGGCAGTCAAAGTTTGCTCTTTCGTCTGCGGTCAAATCTCAGGTGAAACACCTGATGCGATTTATCAGTGATTATGAACAGAAACTGGCCAGTCACGCTCGTAAACGACTCTGTGAAGGGATCATCTGCGGTCATATTCACGCTCCCAATATTCTGGAGATTGACGGAATCGATTACTGCAACACCGGTGACTGGGTGGAGCACTGCAGCGCACTGATTGAATACAGCGATGGTGCAATGGAGATTGTATTTTTCGATCAGGAAATTGCGCCGACTCAAAAGGCAGCTTTACCGGCACAGAATGTCGTGAATCGCAATGCACAGCAGGATTATTCAAAAACAGAGATGCCAAGTTTAATAAACCGATTTCTAAAACGATGTCATCCTTTGCGGTTGATTCGCCGTTAA